A single window of Nocardia sp. NBC_01327 DNA harbors:
- a CDS encoding alpha/beta hydrolase, producing MPSREMQHVIEQFRLRRANRPAQPPSLDQIRATFMPGGKQYELPEDIAVSEVSAAGVPAFWVDAPGVDRSRVLLFVHGGGFSLGSLRSHGELAARVGRAAGVRVLFPEYRLTPEHPYPAALDDVRAVWKWLREEQGIPADSIVLAGDSVGGTLAAALLVTLRDAGEQPAAAALLSPVLDMTVSGDSITENDGVDVIFTPDMLRGAFAAYVGDADPRAPLVSPLFGKLDGLPPLLIQAGSAELLLSDAERFAEAAVAAGVEVTLQVRAGLPHVYPIVGEAPEAREATDDIGAFFRQRLG from the coding sequence ATGCCGAGTCGCGAAATGCAGCATGTCATCGAGCAGTTCCGGCTGCGCCGGGCGAACCGGCCCGCACAGCCGCCGTCGCTGGATCAGATTCGGGCCACCTTCATGCCCGGGGGTAAGCAGTACGAGCTGCCCGAAGATATTGCGGTGAGCGAGGTTTCGGCCGCCGGTGTACCGGCGTTCTGGGTCGATGCTCCCGGGGTGGATCGCAGCCGGGTGCTGCTGTTCGTGCACGGTGGCGGCTTCTCGCTCGGCTCGCTGCGCAGCCACGGTGAACTCGCCGCGCGAGTGGGGCGGGCCGCCGGCGTGCGGGTGCTGTTCCCGGAGTACCGGCTCACGCCCGAACATCCGTATCCGGCCGCTCTCGACGATGTGCGGGCGGTCTGGAAGTGGCTGCGCGAGGAACAGGGCATTCCGGCGGATTCCATTGTGCTGGCGGGTGATTCGGTGGGCGGGACCCTGGCCGCCGCCCTGCTCGTCACACTGCGCGACGCGGGTGAGCAGCCTGCCGCTGCCGCCCTGCTTTCTCCGGTGCTCGATATGACCGTCTCCGGCGACTCCATCACCGAAAACGACGGTGTGGACGTGATTTTCACCCCGGATATGCTGCGCGGCGCCTTCGCCGCCTATGTGGGAGATGCCGATCCGCGCGCCCCGCTGGTCTCACCGCTGTTCGGCAAGCTGGACGGTCTGCCGCCGCTGCTGATTCAGGCCGGCTCGGCCGAGCTGTTGCTCAGTGACGCAGAGCGTTTCGCGGAGGCGGCGGTCGCGGCGGGTGTCGAGGTGACGCTGCAGGTCCGCGCCGGGTTGCCGCACGTCTACCCGATCGTGGGTGAGGCGCCGGAGGCGAGGGAGGCCACCGACGACATCGGCGCCTTCTTCCGGCAGCGCCTGGGCTGA